A window of Terriglobales bacterium genomic DNA:
CGATAGGGGCCCTTCGACTCAGGATGACAGGGGCGAAAACCAGGGGAGAGATGGAAGGCGAGTGCCGGCTAGATGCCCAGTTTCTTGACTTCCTCGTTGTAGTACTTGCGGTAGAGGATGTCCCACTCCTGGGTGCCTTCCAGGATGGTGCGGCGCTGGTTGTCGATCTTCTGGCGGGCGGCCTGGTCGATGCGCATCTCTTCTTTCAGCAGCTCTTCCAGGATGCGGCGCAGCTCCAGGCGGATGGTGTTGCGGTCCTCGATGAACTCCACCTTCTCCATCTGCACCAGGGCCTCGGTGGCGACCTTGGCCAGGACGTTCATCTTGTCGCGGCTGATGCGGATGCCGGTGTTCTCGATCCTGGGAGTCTCGATCCTCACAACACCGCCCGGTACTTGCGCACCAGCTCGTTCTTCACCTTCTTGAACATCTCCTGGTAGCTGGCGCCGGTCTTGCGCATCTCCTCCTGGTACTCCTCGAGGATCTTGCGCACGTCGTCGTTGATACGGTCCTCCAGCGAAAGCTCGTCGAGCAGGGCGGCATGGAGCTTGTCCGTGACCGCCTGCTTGTCGGCGGTCTCGATGAACTCGCCGGCGATGAGCTTGTCGGTGATCTGCCGGGCCAGGTAGCCCACGTATTCCTTGGAGAAGATCATCTGGTACGGTGAGAATGCGCTCTCGAACTGAAAATTCTAGCACACCAAAGCAGGGGGCAGGCCGCAGGAAGCAGGGTGCAGGGGTTCACGTCCTGCCACCGGCGTCCTGCCACCTGCTTCCTTCTTCCGCGGCCGCGTGTTACGCTCAGGCCTCAAAAGCCGCGCACGGAGGATGCATGGAAGCTCTGGGACTGGTAGAGACCAAGGGCCTGGTGGGCTCGATCGAGGCCGCCGACGCCATGGTGAAAGCTGCCAACGTCACCCTGGTGCACAAGGAATACATCGGAGCGGGATACGTCACGGTGATGTGCCGGGGCGACGTGGCTTCGGTGAAAGCCGCCACCGATGCCGGGGCCGCCGCCGCCCGGCGGGTCGGGGAGCTGGTCAGCGTGCACGTGATCCCGCGGCCGCACGGC
This region includes:
- a CDS encoding DUF507 family protein, producing MRIETPRIENTGIRISRDKMNVLAKVATEALVQMEKVEFIEDRNTIRLELRRILEELLKEEMRIDQAARQKIDNQRRTILEGTQEWDILYRKYYNEEVKKLGI
- a CDS encoding DUF507 family protein is translated as MIFSKEYVGYLARQITDKLIAGEFIETADKQAVTDKLHAALLDELSLEDRINDDVRKILEEYQEEMRKTGASYQEMFKKVKNELVRKYRAVL
- a CDS encoding BMC domain-containing protein, which codes for MEALGLVETKGLVGSIEAADAMVKAANVTLVHKEYIGAGYVTVMCRGDVASVKAATDAGAAAARRVGELVSVHVIPRPHGDLDAAMPMLTGKAGPAKKGSLG